The proteins below are encoded in one region of Brevinematales bacterium:
- a CDS encoding LysM peptidoglycan-binding domain-containing protein, which yields MLCLRFFVQITTPFTENKNRFFIDGDDMRFGILFLFFTAVLAAGLHASVYTVKDNDTLWGIAQKYSCSVNDIILLNEMVSDQIHKNQSLIIPDEIKKYKVQPGDNLIKIASQNNTKVGYIIVYNNLASEDLFLGQILLIPVIKKGTEAVSEPSGTILYYEIQQGDTLSHIAVKYNVAVADLLKWNDKPNENVYAGEKIKIFLPKNQPAEVKTPQPKPEPLLLIKHSVAENETLSHIALQYHVEIDDIVKWNKKKDTQVMSGEILAIYSKKQPGQSTKPNLQPPIPKSVTHTVKPGDTLTSISKLYTVSVEEIISLNKKPSYTIYIGEKLTLPDKAQKTDNKNIVKKTENWNNNQKSVILTIGSKPNSAQIKKPAGKPWDKSSVFAVQPGKITGVSVLERGVLIDLSAPQKIKNMGAGIVEFAGFVTGYNNIVIVKYPDNKRAVYGYLDEVYVKKNQAVKEGEFIGKVNVSKLTAKIQFYLELREGKQTLTVFNCFPFLAKYTYVAKK from the coding sequence ATGCTTTGTTTACGTTTTTTCGTTCAGATTACCACCCCGTTTACCGAAAATAAAAACAGGTTTTTTATCGACGGAGACGATATGCGTTTCGGTATCCTGTTTTTATTCTTTACCGCGGTGCTCGCCGCGGGTCTGCACGCATCGGTCTATACCGTGAAAGACAACGATACGCTTTGGGGAATCGCGCAGAAGTACTCATGCTCGGTTAACGATATCATCCTTCTGAACGAAATGGTCTCCGATCAGATTCATAAAAACCAATCGCTGATTATTCCCGACGAAATAAAAAAGTACAAAGTCCAGCCGGGAGACAACCTGATAAAAATCGCCTCGCAGAACAATACCAAGGTCGGTTATATTATCGTTTACAATAATCTAGCGAGCGAGGACCTTTTTTTAGGGCAGATACTTCTGATACCGGTAATAAAAAAAGGGACGGAAGCAGTTTCCGAGCCGTCGGGCACCATTTTATATTATGAGATACAGCAAGGAGATACGTTATCCCATATCGCGGTGAAATACAATGTCGCTGTGGCCGACCTTCTGAAATGGAATGATAAACCGAACGAAAACGTTTACGCGGGCGAAAAGATAAAAATATTCCTGCCGAAGAATCAGCCCGCGGAAGTAAAAACTCCCCAGCCCAAACCCGAACCGCTGCTCTTAATCAAGCATTCCGTTGCTGAAAACGAAACCCTCTCACACATCGCGTTGCAGTACCATGTCGAAATAGACGACATCGTGAAATGGAATAAGAAGAAAGATACTCAGGTGATGTCCGGTGAAATTCTCGCTATCTATTCGAAAAAGCAGCCGGGTCAGAGTACAAAACCCAACCTCCAGCCACCCATTCCGAAATCTGTCACCCATACCGTCAAGCCCGGAGATACCCTGACGTCGATATCCAAGCTCTACACGGTATCCGTGGAGGAGATTATTTCGCTCAACAAAAAGCCGTCCTATACGATTTATATCGGGGAAAAACTTACCCTGCCCGATAAAGCGCAAAAGACTGATAATAAAAATATTGTGAAGAAAACGGAAAATTGGAATAATAATCAGAAGAGTGTTATATTAACTATAGGTAGTAAGCCGAATTCCGCGCAGATAAAGAAACCGGCGGGGAAACCGTGGGATAAAAGTTCCGTTTTCGCGGTACAGCCGGGGAAAATTACCGGCGTAAGCGTATTGGAACGCGGGGTATTGATCGACCTGAGCGCCCCCCAGAAGATAAAAAACATGGGTGCGGGGATTGTCGAATTCGCGGGTTTCGTTACGGGCTATAATAACATTGTGATAGTGAAATACCCCGATAATAAAAGAGCCGTTTACGGTTATTTGGACGAAGTGTATGTTAAAAAGAACCAGGCGGTCAAAGAGGGAGAATTTATCGGGAAGGTAAATGTTTCCAAATTGACCGCAAAGATACAGTTTTATCTTGAACTGCGCGAAGGGAAACAGACCCTGACCGTATTTAATTGTTTCCCGTTTTTAGCGAAATATACCTATGTCGCAAAAAAATAG